One genomic region from Drosophila subpulchrella strain 33 F10 #4 breed RU33 chromosome 2R, RU_Dsub_v1.1 Primary Assembly, whole genome shotgun sequence encodes:
- the LOC119551300 gene encoding kinase D-interacting substrate of 220 kDa isoform X7 gives MKLSKSFDELILNASRLSLNNLRSPAKKKGKNNINRYGDSMGSLGHRALLQYIDNNDISGLRAILDSRHLTIDDRDENATTVLMVVAGRGLTAFVREFLARGADVQAEDLDNWTALLCASRNGHFDVVQLLLDHGAEVEHRDMGGWTSLMWAAYRGHTELVRLLLDKGADGNAHGNYHLGALLWAAGRGYKDIVELLVQRGAKVNVGDKYGTTALVWACRRGNVEIVDTLVKAGANVDTAGMYSWTPLLVAAAGGHTDCVSSLLEKKPNVNALDKDGMTALCIASREGFQDIAASLIAAGAYINIQDRGADTPLIHAVKAGHRTVVEALLKKHADVDIQGKDRKTAIYTAVEKGHTPIVKLLLATNPDLESCTKDGDTPLLRAVRNRNLEIVHMLLDRKAKVTASDKRGDTCLHIAMRARSKAIVEALLRNPKHSQLLYRANKAGETPYNIDSLHQKTILGQVFGARRLNTNEDSEGMLGYELYSSALADVLSEPTLTTPITVGLYAKWGSGKSFLLNKLRDEMNNFARQWAEPPIRTSGLLFIVCFHLALLIGTIVGLSTKSAVVGASSGMGFLLLAYLLLAAVRYCNYQMDMQWAYSVQHGLEKRITRLRLILQVAFCHPPGPQSDSQAKPVRFHFAEANSASPTGDGAVAHMLASLLDAIESHYGWLATRLYRAFRPKCLKVDVGWRWRRMCCIPIVLIFELALVTLTSGISLIVVYFTFADKEDPKEQKEQKEQKEQILVGLYVIAAVMGTLICTHLHVLAKVFVSLFTSHIRLLKRAVRSSESAPLTMLGAEVAVMTDMVKCLDAFTTQQSRLVGVIDALDSCDTERILTLLNAVQTLLSSPNRPFVLLISVDPHVIAKAAEANSRRLFTEGGIGGHDFLRNLVHLPVYLQNSGLRKVQRAQMTALLFKRSGGGDYQTDDGPTLGHSVSARRLSNASEIISSQEKLRGPARAGGGKKLRLSESVASSTGSNLHRLGQNPQTVLDLSRIVLTDDYFSDVNPRSMRRLMNVIYITVRLLKAFQIDFSWYRLSSWINLTEQWPLRASMIVLHHDQFMDGNADESVSLQSVYEKLRPKLAYLREAAPLLELDRDERKLDAFLQLHKSDLLVADLRIFLPFTINLDPYLRKVLKEDQQTIEDEGSLVIQARPSVSNTMRQFPAPTTYVPSPQAFPPYQMFQNEYPANELRSRNLSSSTEPVTPLINSPSDSFGDDILQTKLTDLTVEGVISLLERIEDMKPALAKLAPVLRENAINGRVLKHCDMPDLKSVLGLSFGHWELFRLLITTLRECERMPRKQPRQPQQPAALEAPSNVPMIKDVTDALMQPPRESLSRKNSVSHMEKQSKVHDYEYLQVTLEEQMICGTLQTLNEEAYEDVASSERPSPTGEMLAAAAQLQLAPIRESSEFGSPSDDQMQYGVKISNHNNNNNQYLHAEYNRSVSSHSLQSLSTLVGVPGGGGHGGSGGGGLHLGNELDSPSAGAAMTTPLLGSSGSSSVQQPTGRDSILKQQGSVKADKRVSIQQAATNNNNNNGNKLTPNVEYVSERQAEAQGSSKRLTTKPPSGPRPASLIITRNDSNSQFQLLRSSSVDYDDVEAQEHRTTIRTTLLEQQEEEESAPFVFTVRK, from the exons AACATAAATCGCTACGGAGACTCCATGGGTTCGCTGGGACATCGCGCCTTGTTGCAGTACATCGATAACAATGATATTTCCGGTCTGCGCGCTATTTTGGATAGCCGACATCTCACCATCGATGATCGGGATGAG AATGCCACCACAGTGTTGATGGTAGTTGCTGGACGTGGTCTGACTGCCTTTGTCCGGGAATTCCTGGCCCGTGGTGCCGATGTCCAAGCGGAGGACTTGGATAACTGGACTGCACTGCTGTGTGCCTCCCGGAATGGCCACTTTGATGTGGTCCAACTGCTGCTAGACCATGGAGCCGAGGTGGAGCATCGCGATATG GGTGGCTGGACCAGTTTGATGTGGGCTGCCTACCGAGGGCACACGGAGCTGGTGCGCCTTCTGCTGGACAAAGGAGCCGATGGCAATGCCCATGGTAACTACCATCTGGGCGCCCTGTTGTGGGCGGCAGGGCGTGGCTACAAGGACATCGTGGAGCTTCTGGTGCAACGCGGCGCTAAAGTGAATGTGGGTGATAAATATGGAACGACGGCGCTTGTTTGGGCCTGCAGGCGAGGAAATGTGGAGATTGTGGATACTTTGGTTAAGGCTGGAGCCAATGTGGACACCGCGGGCATGTACTCGTGGACACCGCTCCTCGTGGCAGCTGCCGGTGGCCACACAGATTGCGTTAGTTCCCTGCTCGAGAAGAAACCCAATGTAAATGCCTTGGACAAGGACGGAATGACCGCTCTTTGCATAGCGAGTCGAGAGGGCTTCCAGGATATAGCTGCCTCCCTGATTGCAGCTGGTGCCTACATAAATATCCAGGACCGTGGAGCAGATACACCCCTCATCCATGCTGTGAAGGCAGGCCACCGAACTGTGGTGGAGGCCTTGCTCAAAAAACATGCTGATGTGGATATACAGGGAAAAGATCGCAAGACGGCCATTTACACTGCGGTGGAAAAGGGACACACGCCGATTGTGAAACTACTGCTGGCCACCAATCCCGACCTGGAATCCTGCACCAAGGATGGGGATACTCCCCTGCTGAGAGCCGTTAGGAATCGGAACTTGGAGATTGTGCACATGTTGCTGGATCGGAAGGCCAAGGTGACTGCCAGTGACAAAAGAGGCGACACCTGCCTGCACATTGCGATGCGGGCAAGGAGCAAGGCAATTGTGGAGGCTCTCCTGCGGAATCCCAAGCACAGCCAGCTTCTGTACCGGGCCAACAAGGCCGGAGAAACCCCGTACAACATTGACTCCCTGCACCAGAAGACCATATTGGGTCAAGTGTTCGGCGCCAGACGGCTGAACACCAACGAGGATTCCGAGGGCATGCTGGGCTACGAACTCTATTCCTCCGCCCTGGCGGATGTGCTCAGTGAGCCGACATTAACCACGCCCATCACCGTTGGACTCTATGCCAAGTGGGGCAGTGGGAAGAGCTTTCTGCTAAACAAGCTGCGCGACGAGATGAACAACTTTGCGCGCCAATGGGCGGAACCCCCGATCCGAACAAGCGGTCTGCTTTTCATTGTCTGCTTTCATCTGGCTCTGCTTATTGGGACGATTGTGGGACTAAGCACCAAGTCGGCAGTGGTAGGCGCCTCCTCGGGCATGGGATTCCTACTGCTCGCATATCTGCTCCTGGCGGCTGTCAGGTACTGCAACTATCAAATGGATATGCAGTGGGCCTACTCAGTGCAACATGGCCTGGAGAAGAGGATTACGAGGTTGCGCCTGATACTACAGGTGGCCTTTTGCCATCCCCCAGGACCCCAGTCGGATTCACAGGCCAAACCCGTGCGGTTTCACTTTGCTGAGGCCAATAGTGCTTCGCCAACGGGCGATGGAGCAGTGGCCCATATGCTGGCCTCCCTCCTCGATGCCATCGAATCTCACTATGGATGGCTGGCCACGCGCTTGTATCGAGCCTTCCGGCCCAAGTGCTTGAAGGTGGATGTGGGCTGGCGATGGCGCCGCATGTGCTGCATTCCCATCGTGTTGATCTTCGAACTGGCACTTGTTACCCTGACCTCTGGCATCTCCCTCATCGTGGTCTACTTCACGTTTGCCGATAAGGAGGATCCTAAGGAGCAGAAGGAGCAAAAGGAACAGAAGGAACAGATCCTAGTGGGTCTCTATGTAATTGCCGCAGTCATGGGCACCCTCATCTGCACGCATCTCCATGTCCTGGCCAAGGTGTTTGTATCCCTGTTCACCTCCCACATTCGTCTGCTGAAGAGAGCCGTTCGGTCCAGTGAGTCTGCTCCGTTGACCATGCTGGGAGCAGAGGTGGCCGTAATGACGGACATGGTCAAGTGCCTGGATGCGTTCACCACTCAGCAGAGTCGCTTGGTGGGCGTAATTGATGCCTTGGATTCGTGCGACACGGAGAGGATTCTCACCCTCTTGAACGCTGTACAAACCCTTCTTTCCTCACCCAATCGACCATTTGTGCTGCTCATCTCTGTGGATCCCCATGTCATTGCCAAAGCGGCGGAAGCCAACAGTCGACGGCTGTTCACGGAGGGCGGAATTGGAGGACACGATTTCCTCAGGAACTTGGTGCATCTCCCTGTTTATCTACAGAATTCTGGATTGAGAAAGGTGCAGCGAGCGCAGATGACAGCGCTGCTGTTCAAGCGAAGTGGAGGGGGAGATTACCAGACTGACGATGGGCCCACTCTGGGTCACTCTGTATCCGCTCGTCGGTTATCCAACGCCTCGGAGATAATCTCCAGTCAGGAGAAGCTGCGAGGACCCGCTCGTGCGGGCGGTGGAAAGAAGCTGCGTCTCTCTGAATCCGTGGCCAGCTCCACGGGCTCCAATCTTCACCGCCTGGGCCAGAATCCGCAGACCGTGTTGGACTTGTCCCGCATTGTGCTCACAGATGATTACTTCAGCGATGTGAATCCGCGAAGTATGCGCCGCCTGATGAATGTGATCTACATCACGGTGCGCTTGCTCAAGGCCTTCCAGATTGATTTCAGCTGGTATCGCCTGAGTTCCTGGATAAATCTGACGGAGCAGTGGCCCCTGCGGGCTAGTATGATAGTGCTACATCACGATCAGTTCATGGATGGCAATGCGGATGAGAGTGTGTCCCTGCAAAGCGTTTACGAGAA GCTTCGTCCAAAGCTCGCCTACTTGAGGGAGGCTGCTCCGCTCCTGGAATTGGATCGCGATGAACGAAAGTTGGACGCCTTCCTGCAGCTGCACAAATCAGATCTATTGGTGGCGGATCTGCGAATCTTTTTGCCGTTCACCATTAATCTGGATCCTTACCTAAGAAAGGTCTTAAAGG AGGACCAGCAAACTATCGAGGACGAGGGTTCCCTAGTGATACAGGCAAGACCCAGCGTTTCCAATACCATGCGTCAATTCCCAGCGCCCACCACCTATGTGCCTTCGCCCCAGGCCTTTCCACCCTACCAAATGTTCCAGAACGAGTATCCTGCCAATGAGCTGCGCTCTAGGAATCTCAGCTCGAGCACCGAGCCAGTTACTCCACTGATTAACTCGCCAAGTGATTCATTTGGT GATGACATCTTGCAAACCAAGCTGACCGACTTAACCGTGGAGGGAGTCATCAGCCTGCTGGAGCGCATTGAGGATATGAAGCCGGCGTTGGCCAAACTGGCGCCCGTGCTCCGCGAGAATGCCATCAATGGACGTGTGCTGAAGCACTGTGATATGCCGGATCTGAAATCG GTTCTGGGCCTGAGCTTTGGCCACTGGGAGTTGTTCCGCCTGCTGATCACCACTCTGCGGGAATGCGAGCGCATGCCCAGGAAGCAGCCGCGTCAGCCACAGCAGCCCGCCGCTCTAGAGGCTCCATCGAATGTCCCGATGATCAAGGATGTTACGGATGCCCTCATGCAGCCACCCAGAGAGTCCTTGTCGCGGAAGAACTCCGTGAGCCATATGGAGAAACAG TCAAAAGTGCATGACTACGAGTATTTGCAG GTGACGCTGGAGGAGCAGATGATCTGCGGCACCCTGCAGACTCTCAACGAGGAGGCCTACGAGGATGTGGCCAGTAGCGAGCGACCGAGTCCCACAGGTGAGATGTTGGCGGCAGCCGCACAACTGCAATTAGCACCCATCCGCGAGTCATCCGAGTTCGGTTCGCCATCCGATGATCAGATGCAGTACGGGGTCAAGATAagcaaccacaacaacaacaacaaccagtACTTGCATGCGGAGTACAATCGGAGCGTTAGCTCGCATTCCCTGCAGAGCCTGAGCACTCTGGTGGGTGTTCCCGGAGGAGGGGGTCATGGTGGCTCAGGTGGCGGTGGCCTGCACCtgggcaatg AACTCGACTCGCCGAGTGCCGGAGCCGCAATGACAACGCCATTGCTGGGCTCCTCCGGCTCCAGTTCCGTGCAACAGCCGACAGGTCGGGATTCCATTTTGAAGCagcagggcagcgtcaaggccGACAAGCGGGTATCGATCCAACAAGCGGCGaccaataataacaacaataatgGCAACAAACTAACGCCAAATGTCGAATATGTTTCCGAACGACAGGCGGAAGCCCAAGGATCTAGCAAGCGCTTAACAACCAAGCCGCCATCAG GACCCCGTCCCGCCTCGCTGATCATCACCAGAAACGATTCCAACTCACAGTTCCAGCTGCTGCGCTCGTCCTCAGTGGACTACGATGATGTGGAGGCCCAGGAGCACCGGACCACTATAAGGACCACCCTGTTGGAacagcaggaggaggaggaatcAGCCCCGTTCGTCTTTACAGTGCGCAAATGA
- the LOC119551300 gene encoding kinase D-interacting substrate of 220 kDa isoform X11 yields the protein MESKSAKNINRYGDSMGSLGHRALLQYIDNNDISGLRAILDSRHLTIDDRDENATTVLMVVAGRGLTAFVREFLARGADVQAEDLDNWTALLCASRNGHFDVVQLLLDHGAEVEHRDMGGWTSLMWAAYRGHTELVRLLLDKGADGNAHGNYHLGALLWAAGRGYKDIVELLVQRGAKVNVGDKYGTTALVWACRRGNVEIVDTLVKAGANVDTAGMYSWTPLLVAAAGGHTDCVSSLLEKKPNVNALDKDGMTALCIASREGFQDIAASLIAAGAYINIQDRGADTPLIHAVKAGHRTVVEALLKKHADVDIQGKDRKTAIYTAVEKGHTPIVKLLLATNPDLESCTKDGDTPLLRAVRNRNLEIVHMLLDRKAKVTASDKRGDTCLHIAMRARSKAIVEALLRNPKHSQLLYRANKAGETPYNIDSLHQKTILGQVFGARRLNTNEDSEGMLGYELYSSALADVLSEPTLTTPITVGLYAKWGSGKSFLLNKLRDEMNNFARQWAEPPIRTSGLLFIVCFHLALLIGTIVGLSTKSAVVGASSGMGFLLLAYLLLAAVRYCNYQMDMQWAYSVQHGLEKRITRLRLILQVAFCHPPGPQSDSQAKPVRFHFAEANSASPTGDGAVAHMLASLLDAIESHYGWLATRLYRAFRPKCLKVDVGWRWRRMCCIPIVLIFELALVTLTSGISLIVVYFTFADKEDPKEQKEQKEQKEQILVGLYVIAAVMGTLICTHLHVLAKVFVSLFTSHIRLLKRAVRSSESAPLTMLGAEVAVMTDMVKCLDAFTTQQSRLVGVIDALDSCDTERILTLLNAVQTLLSSPNRPFVLLISVDPHVIAKAAEANSRRLFTEGGIGGHDFLRNLVHLPVYLQNSGLRKVQRAQMTALLFKRSGGGDYQTDDGPTLGHSVSARRLSNASEIISSQEKLRGPARAGGGKKLRLSESVASSTGSNLHRLGQNPQTVLDLSRIVLTDDYFSDVNPRSMRRLMNVIYITVRLLKAFQIDFSWYRLSSWINLTEQWPLRASMIVLHHDQFMDGNADESVSLQSVYEKLRPKLAYLREAAPLLELDRDERKLDAFLQLHKSDLLVADLRIFLPFTINLDPYLRKVLKEDQQTIEDEGSLVIQARPSVSNTMRQFPAPTTYVPSPQAFPPYQMFQNEYPANELRSRNLSSSTEPVTPLINSPSDSFGDDILQTKLTDLTVEGVISLLERIEDMKPALAKLAPVLRENAINGRVLKHCDMPDLKSVLGLSFGHWELFRLLITTLRECERMPRKQPRQPQQPAALEAPSNVPMIKDVTDALMQPPRESLSRKNSVSHMEKQVTLEEQMICGTLQTLNEEAYEDVASSERPSPTELDSPSAGAAMTTPLLGSSGSSSVQQPTGRDSILKQQGSVKADKRVSIQQAATNNNNNNGNKLTPNVEYVSERQAEAQGSSKRLTTKPPSGPRPASLIITRNDSNSQFQLLRSSSVDYDDVEAQEHRTTIRTTLLEQQEEEESAPFVFTVRK from the exons AACATAAATCGCTACGGAGACTCCATGGGTTCGCTGGGACATCGCGCCTTGTTGCAGTACATCGATAACAATGATATTTCCGGTCTGCGCGCTATTTTGGATAGCCGACATCTCACCATCGATGATCGGGATGAG AATGCCACCACAGTGTTGATGGTAGTTGCTGGACGTGGTCTGACTGCCTTTGTCCGGGAATTCCTGGCCCGTGGTGCCGATGTCCAAGCGGAGGACTTGGATAACTGGACTGCACTGCTGTGTGCCTCCCGGAATGGCCACTTTGATGTGGTCCAACTGCTGCTAGACCATGGAGCCGAGGTGGAGCATCGCGATATG GGTGGCTGGACCAGTTTGATGTGGGCTGCCTACCGAGGGCACACGGAGCTGGTGCGCCTTCTGCTGGACAAAGGAGCCGATGGCAATGCCCATGGTAACTACCATCTGGGCGCCCTGTTGTGGGCGGCAGGGCGTGGCTACAAGGACATCGTGGAGCTTCTGGTGCAACGCGGCGCTAAAGTGAATGTGGGTGATAAATATGGAACGACGGCGCTTGTTTGGGCCTGCAGGCGAGGAAATGTGGAGATTGTGGATACTTTGGTTAAGGCTGGAGCCAATGTGGACACCGCGGGCATGTACTCGTGGACACCGCTCCTCGTGGCAGCTGCCGGTGGCCACACAGATTGCGTTAGTTCCCTGCTCGAGAAGAAACCCAATGTAAATGCCTTGGACAAGGACGGAATGACCGCTCTTTGCATAGCGAGTCGAGAGGGCTTCCAGGATATAGCTGCCTCCCTGATTGCAGCTGGTGCCTACATAAATATCCAGGACCGTGGAGCAGATACACCCCTCATCCATGCTGTGAAGGCAGGCCACCGAACTGTGGTGGAGGCCTTGCTCAAAAAACATGCTGATGTGGATATACAGGGAAAAGATCGCAAGACGGCCATTTACACTGCGGTGGAAAAGGGACACACGCCGATTGTGAAACTACTGCTGGCCACCAATCCCGACCTGGAATCCTGCACCAAGGATGGGGATACTCCCCTGCTGAGAGCCGTTAGGAATCGGAACTTGGAGATTGTGCACATGTTGCTGGATCGGAAGGCCAAGGTGACTGCCAGTGACAAAAGAGGCGACACCTGCCTGCACATTGCGATGCGGGCAAGGAGCAAGGCAATTGTGGAGGCTCTCCTGCGGAATCCCAAGCACAGCCAGCTTCTGTACCGGGCCAACAAGGCCGGAGAAACCCCGTACAACATTGACTCCCTGCACCAGAAGACCATATTGGGTCAAGTGTTCGGCGCCAGACGGCTGAACACCAACGAGGATTCCGAGGGCATGCTGGGCTACGAACTCTATTCCTCCGCCCTGGCGGATGTGCTCAGTGAGCCGACATTAACCACGCCCATCACCGTTGGACTCTATGCCAAGTGGGGCAGTGGGAAGAGCTTTCTGCTAAACAAGCTGCGCGACGAGATGAACAACTTTGCGCGCCAATGGGCGGAACCCCCGATCCGAACAAGCGGTCTGCTTTTCATTGTCTGCTTTCATCTGGCTCTGCTTATTGGGACGATTGTGGGACTAAGCACCAAGTCGGCAGTGGTAGGCGCCTCCTCGGGCATGGGATTCCTACTGCTCGCATATCTGCTCCTGGCGGCTGTCAGGTACTGCAACTATCAAATGGATATGCAGTGGGCCTACTCAGTGCAACATGGCCTGGAGAAGAGGATTACGAGGTTGCGCCTGATACTACAGGTGGCCTTTTGCCATCCCCCAGGACCCCAGTCGGATTCACAGGCCAAACCCGTGCGGTTTCACTTTGCTGAGGCCAATAGTGCTTCGCCAACGGGCGATGGAGCAGTGGCCCATATGCTGGCCTCCCTCCTCGATGCCATCGAATCTCACTATGGATGGCTGGCCACGCGCTTGTATCGAGCCTTCCGGCCCAAGTGCTTGAAGGTGGATGTGGGCTGGCGATGGCGCCGCATGTGCTGCATTCCCATCGTGTTGATCTTCGAACTGGCACTTGTTACCCTGACCTCTGGCATCTCCCTCATCGTGGTCTACTTCACGTTTGCCGATAAGGAGGATCCTAAGGAGCAGAAGGAGCAAAAGGAACAGAAGGAACAGATCCTAGTGGGTCTCTATGTAATTGCCGCAGTCATGGGCACCCTCATCTGCACGCATCTCCATGTCCTGGCCAAGGTGTTTGTATCCCTGTTCACCTCCCACATTCGTCTGCTGAAGAGAGCCGTTCGGTCCAGTGAGTCTGCTCCGTTGACCATGCTGGGAGCAGAGGTGGCCGTAATGACGGACATGGTCAAGTGCCTGGATGCGTTCACCACTCAGCAGAGTCGCTTGGTGGGCGTAATTGATGCCTTGGATTCGTGCGACACGGAGAGGATTCTCACCCTCTTGAACGCTGTACAAACCCTTCTTTCCTCACCCAATCGACCATTTGTGCTGCTCATCTCTGTGGATCCCCATGTCATTGCCAAAGCGGCGGAAGCCAACAGTCGACGGCTGTTCACGGAGGGCGGAATTGGAGGACACGATTTCCTCAGGAACTTGGTGCATCTCCCTGTTTATCTACAGAATTCTGGATTGAGAAAGGTGCAGCGAGCGCAGATGACAGCGCTGCTGTTCAAGCGAAGTGGAGGGGGAGATTACCAGACTGACGATGGGCCCACTCTGGGTCACTCTGTATCCGCTCGTCGGTTATCCAACGCCTCGGAGATAATCTCCAGTCAGGAGAAGCTGCGAGGACCCGCTCGTGCGGGCGGTGGAAAGAAGCTGCGTCTCTCTGAATCCGTGGCCAGCTCCACGGGCTCCAATCTTCACCGCCTGGGCCAGAATCCGCAGACCGTGTTGGACTTGTCCCGCATTGTGCTCACAGATGATTACTTCAGCGATGTGAATCCGCGAAGTATGCGCCGCCTGATGAATGTGATCTACATCACGGTGCGCTTGCTCAAGGCCTTCCAGATTGATTTCAGCTGGTATCGCCTGAGTTCCTGGATAAATCTGACGGAGCAGTGGCCCCTGCGGGCTAGTATGATAGTGCTACATCACGATCAGTTCATGGATGGCAATGCGGATGAGAGTGTGTCCCTGCAAAGCGTTTACGAGAA GCTTCGTCCAAAGCTCGCCTACTTGAGGGAGGCTGCTCCGCTCCTGGAATTGGATCGCGATGAACGAAAGTTGGACGCCTTCCTGCAGCTGCACAAATCAGATCTATTGGTGGCGGATCTGCGAATCTTTTTGCCGTTCACCATTAATCTGGATCCTTACCTAAGAAAGGTCTTAAAGG AGGACCAGCAAACTATCGAGGACGAGGGTTCCCTAGTGATACAGGCAAGACCCAGCGTTTCCAATACCATGCGTCAATTCCCAGCGCCCACCACCTATGTGCCTTCGCCCCAGGCCTTTCCACCCTACCAAATGTTCCAGAACGAGTATCCTGCCAATGAGCTGCGCTCTAGGAATCTCAGCTCGAGCACCGAGCCAGTTACTCCACTGATTAACTCGCCAAGTGATTCATTTGGT GATGACATCTTGCAAACCAAGCTGACCGACTTAACCGTGGAGGGAGTCATCAGCCTGCTGGAGCGCATTGAGGATATGAAGCCGGCGTTGGCCAAACTGGCGCCCGTGCTCCGCGAGAATGCCATCAATGGACGTGTGCTGAAGCACTGTGATATGCCGGATCTGAAATCG GTTCTGGGCCTGAGCTTTGGCCACTGGGAGTTGTTCCGCCTGCTGATCACCACTCTGCGGGAATGCGAGCGCATGCCCAGGAAGCAGCCGCGTCAGCCACAGCAGCCCGCCGCTCTAGAGGCTCCATCGAATGTCCCGATGATCAAGGATGTTACGGATGCCCTCATGCAGCCACCCAGAGAGTCCTTGTCGCGGAAGAACTCCGTGAGCCATATGGAGAAACAG GTGACGCTGGAGGAGCAGATGATCTGCGGCACCCTGCAGACTCTCAACGAGGAGGCCTACGAGGATGTGGCCAGTAGCGAGCGACCGAGTCCCACAG AACTCGACTCGCCGAGTGCCGGAGCCGCAATGACAACGCCATTGCTGGGCTCCTCCGGCTCCAGTTCCGTGCAACAGCCGACAGGTCGGGATTCCATTTTGAAGCagcagggcagcgtcaaggccGACAAGCGGGTATCGATCCAACAAGCGGCGaccaataataacaacaataatgGCAACAAACTAACGCCAAATGTCGAATATGTTTCCGAACGACAGGCGGAAGCCCAAGGATCTAGCAAGCGCTTAACAACCAAGCCGCCATCAG GACCCCGTCCCGCCTCGCTGATCATCACCAGAAACGATTCCAACTCACAGTTCCAGCTGCTGCGCTCGTCCTCAGTGGACTACGATGATGTGGAGGCCCAGGAGCACCGGACCACTATAAGGACCACCCTGTTGGAacagcaggaggaggaggaatcAGCCCCGTTCGTCTTTACAGTGCGCAAATGA